The genomic window ggctaaaaagcccggaaataattcgggctatgattttcaaggcccgagcccgggaaaaaatcgggcttggcgggccggcccatttgggctagcccattttgacagctctactacCGGCCACCATTGCTAAAGGCAGAATAGGTTGACCCATGAGcttttttatcaaatatctttaattgacaattagtaaaaattataaaaatttgatattttgaaaatattcgtcgaattaaataatttgatattttgtgatgtgtaaatagataaataattattttgtcaaaaaaaataaaattatttgacacaATTTTTGACATTAacatcatatattaatacgttttttgcttttaatattagtttttcttttattcgTGGAATTATTGTCAACACTTATTCAAGTTGTCACTAGTagaaaaaacactttttacatctggccaaaaacgcattttacatctggccaCGGTCAGATGTAGACGCACAAGATATAGTAAGTTTAcacgttttacatctgacacAGCCAGATGTAAAATCTACACTTTTTACCTCTGTTTTCGTACGTCAACTGATGTGAAGaccattttttcaaattttgttttttattttaattgaactTTTTACATCTGTCCAAACTATCCACCAGATGTGAAATgttcactttttttaaaaaaaaatcctgggttttttttaatttttttttgacacgaggtttttttattttaaatcctgattttttttaaacccacctgcatatatatatatatatatacctccTGGCAGAAATCAGTCCAGATcacattgaaaaatatttatatttgagTTAAATACGAGTATGCACACATTGAAATCAATCCAGATCAACAAcatacactttacttatatcATTACATTTTTACATGTATAATCTAGATAAAATATGCATGTGCAAATGTTGTATATTATTCTattcaagaaaacaaaaattattgcCTATTTGTATTATTTGTATGTGCAAATGTTGAATATTATACTATTCAATTTAAAAGCAGTAAATTATGCACCTCATTTAGTTCCAATTTGAAGCCTAATAACTAGTAGTTGCGCTTGATGCTTCGTCAGTTCCAATTCCCATTCCACCATGTTTTTCCATGAAGTCAATCATCTCAATAATAGCTTCCTCAGTTCCCAGGCGGTTAGGTCCAGAAAAAATCTATAAGAAAATATACCATTACACAtacaagaaaatatattgattcAAATAAATCCATATTTCACAACGTAAATTGTTTCTACTTACTTCTTTTACGACGGAAATATTCCTGGGAAGATTCTGGTTATAACTTCCAAATAGATATTCACCCGACCTGATCAATGCACACAGTTTACAACTTTTTCTTAGCCCAATACACGTACCAAAATATAAAtgtgataataattttaaatcaatttaacaAGCAGTCCATGTAATTAAGTATACTTTATCACCTTTGCATCAATTTAACAAGCAGTTCATTGAAATCATGCTTCAATCTAAATTACAACACCAACACTAAATCAACACAGTTCACAAGGCCTAAGAGCTCCTAAATAGCAACATACCAAAACTCAAGCTAAACAACGTCGAACTTCAAATAAGAGAGAAACCCAGCCTGAGTCAATGATTGTCCTTTTGATTCTCTTAGTAATTTCTCCATTTTTACACTCTGACTTTAACAGGTACAAGGACCACATTGATACTGATATACTTCCAACAACATCAAATAAAACCTctaaaacttatttaaaattaCAAGAATATATACTAACAAGTTCTATACTAGTTCATTTTGCCATAATATATATACTAACAAGTTTATTACTGACCACACAAATGCATCCTTGTCGAAGCCTTTTAGCA from Trifolium pratense cultivar HEN17-A07 linkage group LG1, ARS_RC_1.1, whole genome shotgun sequence includes these protein-coding regions:
- the LOC123892326 gene encoding uncharacterized protein LOC123892326, producing MQSVEWSLKEPNAMGLSTLGKDGKHSSRIVLLKGFDKDAFVWSGEYLFGSYNQNLPRNISVVKEIFSGPNRLGTEEAIIEMIDFMEKHGGMGIGTDEASSATTSY